In the Hordeum vulgare subsp. vulgare chromosome 7H, MorexV3_pseudomolecules_assembly, whole genome shotgun sequence genome, one interval contains:
- the LOC123409795 gene encoding protein synthesis inhibitor I produces MAAKMAKNVDKPLFTATFNVQASSADYATFIAGIRNKLRNPAHFSHNRPVLPPVEPNVPPSRWFHVVLKASPTSAGLTLAIRADNIYLEGFKSSDGTWWELTPGLIPGATYVGFGGTYRDLLGDTDKLTNVALGRQQLADAVTALHGRTKADKASGPKQQQAREAVTTLVLMVNEATRFQTVSGFVAGLLHPKAVEKKSGKIGNEMKAQVNGWQDLSAALLKTDVKPPPGKSPAKFAPIEKMGVRTAEQAANTLGILLFVEVPGGLTVAKALELFHASGGK; encoded by the coding sequence ATGGCGGCAAAGATGGCGAAGAACGTGGACAAGCCGCTCTTCACCGCGACGTTCAACGTCCAGGCCAGCTCCGCCGACTACGCCACCTTCATCGCCGGCATCCGCAACAAGCTCCGCAACCCGGCGCACTTCTCCCACAACCGCCCCGTGCTGCCGCCGGTCGAGCCCAACGTCCCGCCGAGCAGGTGGTTCCACGTCGTGCTCAAGGCCTCGCCGACCAGCGCCGGGCTCACGCTGGCCATCCGCGCGGACAACATCTACCTGGAGGGCTTCAAGAGCAGCGACGGCACCTGGTGGGAGCTCACCCCGGGCCTCATCCCCGGCGCCACCTACGTCGGGTTCGGCGGCACCTACCGCGACCTCCTCGGCGACACCGACAAGCTAACCAACGTCGCTCTCGGCCGACAGCAGCTGGCGGACGCGGTGACCGCGCTCCACGGGCGCACCAAGGCCGACAAGGCCTCCGGCCCGAAGCAGCAGCAGGCGAGGGAGGCGGTGACGACGCTGGTCCTCATGGTGAACGAGGCCACGCGGTTCCAGACGGTGTCTGGGTTCGTGGCCGGGTTGCTGCACCCCAAGGCGGTGGAGAAGAAGAGCGGGAAGATCGGCAATGAGATGAAGGCCCAGGTGAACGGGTGGCAGGACCTGTCCGCGGCGCTGCTGAAGACGGACGTGAAGCCTCCGCCGGGAAAGTCGCCAGCGAAGTTCGCGCCGATCGAGAAGATGGGCGTGAGGACGGCTGAACAGGCCGCCAACACGCTGGGGATCCTGCTGTTCGTGGAGGTGCCGGGTGGGTTGACGGTGGCCAAGGCGCTGGAGCTGTTCCATGCGAGTGGTGGGAAATAG